In a single window of the Nodularia spumigena CCY9414 genome:
- the pstB gene encoding phosphate ABC transporter ATP-binding protein PstB, whose translation MATKTSTVNDTETVLRTENLNVYYGKFLALQNIWLNIPKNQVTSFIGPSGCGKSTLLRCYNRLNDLVDSFRAEGKVYFYNDNLYAPNIDPVEVRRRIGMVFQRPNPFPKSIYDNITFGAKINGYRGNLDELVERSLRQAALWDEVKDKLRQSGASLSGGQQQRLCIARAIAVQPEIILMDEPCSALDPVSTLRVEELIHQLKEDYTIVIVTHNMQQAARVSDNTAFFNVKVAEGGRSGYLVEYNSTEALFNDPQQEDTRNYVSGRFG comes from the coding sequence ATGGCTACTAAAACTAGTACGGTGAATGACACGGAAACCGTTTTACGAACAGAAAATCTGAACGTTTACTACGGCAAGTTCTTAGCTTTGCAGAATATTTGGCTGAATATCCCGAAAAATCAGGTGACATCCTTTATTGGCCCTTCTGGCTGCGGTAAAAGTACATTGCTGCGATGCTATAACCGTCTGAATGACCTGGTTGATTCGTTTCGAGCCGAAGGGAAAGTTTATTTTTACAATGACAATCTGTATGCACCAAATATTGATCCTGTAGAGGTGCGCCGCAGAATTGGGATGGTATTTCAAAGACCAAACCCGTTTCCTAAATCAATTTATGACAATATTACTTTTGGAGCCAAAATTAACGGCTATAGAGGTAATTTGGATGAATTGGTGGAACGGAGTCTACGACAAGCTGCTTTGTGGGATGAAGTTAAAGATAAACTGCGCCAAAGTGGGGCTTCTTTATCTGGGGGACAACAACAACGCTTGTGTATTGCGAGAGCGATCGCAGTCCAACCGGAAATCATTCTCATGGATGAACCTTGTTCTGCTTTAGACCCTGTTTCTACTTTACGGGTGGAAGAACTAATTCACCAACTGAAAGAGGATTATACGATTGTGATCGTCACCCACAATATGCAACAAGCAGCACGGGTGTCTGATAACACAGCCTTTTTCAATGTGAAAGTTGCAGAAGGTGGTCGGAGTGGTTATCTAGTTGAATACAATTCTACAGAAGCCCTTTTCAATGATCCCCAGCAAGAAGATACCCGAAATTATGTCAGTGGTAGATTTGGCTAA